catgagttacttctaatgTGTGCCAAATTTCATGTGCAGCTTCAcataaagaaatacgattaaactcatttttgtttaaagtgtaaaatagagcattcatagctctagcatttaaagaaaaagtcttcttctcctaaTCATTCAATTCATTCATTCGTttgaaagacttttgaaaacctctttcaataatattttataaatcatagttcatagaaagtaagaaaatttgcattcgagttttctaatatgtgtagtccgttccattgaataTTGGagaatgaatgatagagtgacccttttgattGTCGATAAAAGCAATTCTCTTATATGTTAAATCAATCGAGaaaaacctggctttgataccaattgttaggaccgtaccggcactaagagggggaggagggggtggggggtggtgaattagtgcttataaaaaatcatgtcggtttgaaaatcttcatttGATAAAGCCTATAATGGAAAGATGAGTTTAATTTAAAACATTCATAAATATAGTAAGAGttgtaagcaagtaaatcagttagtaatataaatgaaaagcttgaaggaaatacaaaccaatttaatagtggttcggtcgtcgtgacgtacatccactctcgattccgctTCACTTgtggccatcggctttcactaccgatcttttttcaatgggcgaagatcaactaccctcttataactctttatcTTTTTCACAGGCTtacgagagaacctttatacctctcttttagacctcacttctcccttagaaaacttctaactctaggagaaagagactctaaatcctaagagagtttgcaATACTTTTtgccaagtattctttcccctttctactGTAATTCTTACTTATCTAAGTAGgaatagctaaggtatttatagaccctaaatgacttcaaaaatagagccaaaaaatataTCATCTCGGGTATCCCAAGTCttggtggtactatcacctatgttgggcggtaccgtcGCTTACAGCATTGCCActagacagtaccaccgcttaggTCAGTTATGGGTCACTGAATAGGCAttctacttggcccaaaacagccccaattcgggcctagttggcctctaattgagtgggTATTATTTCACCTCAATACTGACTCAATTaaacctaaactaactcaatctagacgcaATTGATTACAAacgcgaatcctatgttgtttggcatgtcattggttcatccgacgcttcgtccgatccttcggcgcatcgtcctctccttcgacgtattgcctaatcgacatgttgacttctGCCACTTCTGATTTCCTTgacacaatgtccgatccttcagctcgatgcccaaactcacggcacgaagccttctgccatcacaTCGATCGATTCTCCGGCTCAATgtcaaatcttttgacatgttccacttcggccaAACATTAATTctttctgttttaattgtctttcctgatcgaagctagtcctatgtcactcaaaatacagattagatcataatattattaatcggtttcatcatcaaaatctgatattcaacacatTTTTTAGAATATGTTCAATgtgagttatattatttttatatatggtcataatatttttttaaaagtgcCCAAAAATAGTTTAACCAAGTAAAAAACAATGTAATTTAGGCCTTAGATATTTTTTGTTGGTGTCTATAAAACTTCAAAAAATCTTCAATAATTATATTCAAGTGGTTTTTGAACCAAAGTTATGGTAAATTAACTTTAAATTGGGTAAAATTAAAAAAGACccaatttcatattttaaaggattgaaataaataaaaatagtaatTTTAATGACTAAAATATAGGAAAAATGGTTCTTTAGGCCTTTGTAATTTTTTGTGCAAGGTTTTTTAaaagttttaagaatttttggaaAAGATGGAATGTGAATTACAGTTTTTAAATAGGGTCCCAAAAGCAATGTATCTCATTCAAAAATAGTGTAACATGGGTCTTCAAAAAATTTTTGAGGCCTTAAGATCTTAGAGAAACTTCTATAATAATATTCAAGTGGTTTTTATACTAGAGGAGAGGTAAATTCACCTTGAACTtggtaaataaaaaaaaacaaaattttgtatttttaaagggatataatataaataaaaagataatattttaatgactcaaaaataaaaatattaatcattTAGGCCTTTATAAGTTATTTATAAAGTTTtctgaaaatttaaaaatttttagaaTCAATATTTATCATCTGTTGATATATTTAATGACTTTAATGTAATTCATCTAAAATATACAAACAGTATCATTATATTAtgttttaatatttaataatattaatttttaattataattttatataatattttatttttaagattagttttataattaaattataattttaatataaataatgatatattaaaattatttgattttattgacTATTATTAGTTTAGGACCCGTCTAATATTTAAATAGATCGGTGTAATGTACGTTTCGTTTGGGTTtggtttagaggaaggagaaaaaaATGAGCTTGGGGGAAAAAATAAAGATAGGGGCGTTCTGTGTGAAATAGTAAAAAAGATAAGGGTTTTTCTAGGAAATTAACCCAAATATAATTCCCACACAAAGTTGGTGATATTGTTAAAAAAATTCCAAAAATCTCCAAGTATAGGTTTAAGAATAGAGCGCAAAGCTCGAGTCAGCTTCATATTCCTCGGAGTCAATCGGGTATATCTCAAAAATTTCACAAGTTTGGGGTCAATCTCCTCATTCTTAAGCATCCTCCAACGACCAGATCAAATCCCTGCAAATGTAGATCCATGTTCTATATatattttgaaatcaaatgtTTGTTGAGATAAAGTTCTGATTCTTGTCCAAGTTTGAAAATAGATATTTCATCTTGAAAAAAATTCTACTATGTGTTGGGATAAATTCTTTACTCATAAGTTTCCAATGTGATGATCCAAACAAAAGGATGCATCAATGGTAAGTCACGCTtgactaaattatttatattccaAGACGTGATCGTCCTCAATCTTGTACGTGTTCAAGATATGCCTCTAGCAAAGCGAGAgaaaattcctcttataagttgaatttgacGGGAGATAACTCTGATCAAACATATCTTCATCGTAAGTCACCACAAGGGACATATAGAAAACTTCACAACTGTTCTTTTAATTTGATCGCAACATGATAAAAATACATCAGCAGAAAGTTTTTATTCTGATCAACTGCCTTTACTAATGAGACCATGATAATAAGCCTTCTTCTATGTCAATTCACCGACATGCATATATCATCCCACCTTATTTTTTAGGTTGTGTATAATATACCTAATGCATATTATACATGTTTAACCTACACAGATCACATATAGGCACTTTCGAGGAGGCGTGGGCTAACTACAGCCTCGAGAGGCACTGCCTTCGGAAGCGCGGCGccaaatttctccttcatgtcgaGCTCCTCGACGTCATCGGCAAGCTTCCAATGAAATGAGTGCAACAAAGACCCGAGCCCATATTGTAGCATGATGAGACCTGCATGCATTCCCACGCAGATCCTTCTCCCGGCGCCGAAAGGTATCAGCTCGAAGTCGTTCCCCAGTGGCTCAATCTTGGCGGTTCTACCGCTTAAGAACCTCTCCGGGTTGAACTCCAGGGGATGCTCCCACACGTCGGGGTCTCTCCCAATGGCCCATACGTTGACTATGAGCCGTGTGTTTGGGGGGATGTGGTAGCCGTCCACCTCGCATGCTTCGAAGGTGTAGTGTGGGAGGCTGAGCGGCGTGGAAGGGTGCAATCGTAATGCCTCTTTGCAGATGGCTCGTAAGTAGGGAAGGCTTGGTATGTCAGACTCTGCAAGCCTACGGTTCTTCCCGATTACTTGGTCCATCTCATCTTGAGCTCGCTGCAGGATGGTTGGGTTCCTTAGCATTTCTGCGAGCGCCCATTCGATTATGATGGATGATGTATCAGTTCCGGCAATAAACATATCCTGCCAGGAGAAGAAGTTGCTGAGGTATTTGTGTGGTAGCAAACATGCATGAAGAACTTATTAAACAGGAGAGCCTCCAATAAAGTGCGCATTAGGTAATATCTTTTCCCCTCCAGGGAGAATCTTATCTGACTCGAATAATGGTGCCATAATCGAGCAGACAACGTAGGAATTCATGCGGAACTCATCTGTTTACGTTTTGTAGCTCTCTATCTATATGTATATTTAGTGCTGGTTTGGTTGCAGGATCCAACACCTGTTCTGAGAGGGTATCGACCATCATTCTTGGTCAAATGAGAACGATGACTGATACTAAGAGAAAACAGGAGGACCGTTTTGGAGATGGAGGTCAATAGAATTCGCGGACGTCGCTAATTGGCTGTCCGTAGCGAAGAAGTGGGGGAAggagagagagggaaagagagcTCACAGAGATAAAGCCCTTTATGTTGACATCAGAAAGCGACACCCCATCAGCGTCAACCCTATTGGCCATCACAAGATCCAGCACGTCCGGCCTCCCCTCGCGCTCGTGCGCCGTCGCCTCGTGCTCCGCCATGAGCGCCGTGATCAGAGTGTCTAACTTCACATGCACCCGGCGCAGCTTCCGCTGCACTCCCTGAAGGTCCATCCACGCGATCGCTGGCACAAAGTCGCCGATGCTGAACTTCCCCGACCAAGCCAGCAGTTCCGTGATGGCGTCCTTGAACTGCTTTGATTCCTCTCCCTGCGATTCAAACACCCGCCGCGAGAGCATTACCTGCCCGATGATGTTGGCGCTGGCGCAC
This Musa acuminata AAA Group cultivar baxijiao chromosome BXJ1-2, Cavendish_Baxijiao_AAA, whole genome shotgun sequence DNA region includes the following protein-coding sequences:
- the LOC104000770 gene encoding flavonoid 3',5'-hydroxylase-like produces the protein MALDIVLVAGILLSVLVHLLLRRRLHSIRRLPLPPGPAGIPILGSLPQIGPMPHASLANLAARYGPIMYLRMGTTGVVVACSAGAARSFLKALDLQFANRPSPISGKDVTYDGQDFVFANYGPRWNLLRKLTNLHFLGSKALTMWAPVRRDEIGRMLRAMLESSRNSRPVMVSEAMVCASANIIGQVMLSRRVFESQGEESKQFKDAITELLAWSGKFSIGDFVPAIAWMDLQGVQRKLRRVHVKLDTLITALMAEHEATAHEREGRPDVLDLVMANRVDADGVSLSDVNIKGFISDMFIAGTDTSSIIIEWALAEMLRNPTILQRAQDEMDQVIGKNRRLAESDIPSLPYLRAICKEALRLHPSTPLSLPHYTFEACEVDGYHIPPNTRLIVNVWAIGRDPDVWEHPLEFNPERFLSGRTAKIEPLGNDFELIPFGAGRRICVGMHAGLIMLQYGLGSLLHSFHWKLADDVEELDMKEKFGAALPKAVPLEAVVSPRLLESAYM